DNA sequence from the Lodderomyces elongisporus chromosome 5, complete sequence genome:
aagaaagaaacaaagaaaaaagaaagaaaagaaagaaaaagaaagaccCCTTCCGCCTCTATCACCTTGTCCTTCAACtgttcctctttctttcttttcaatttctttggGGTATAAATATTTTATCCAATTCCTCTTGAATTTTCACAAATCTTATCCAATActcctctttcttctttttttttttgttccttcaATTCACACCAACACAacaaacaccaacaccaacactaTAAGCCAATTGCAACTGTTTACTAATTCTTTGTCTTGCACCTTATTAAGCACTCGCCGCTATATAGAATtttaacaaacaaagaatacaataaagaaaaaacagaaatggCTTTACATCAATTCGATTACATCTTTGCTATTGCAATGATTTTTGCATTCTTGGATGCTTGGAACATTGGTGCAAACGATGTCGCCAACTCCTTCTCATCCTCGGTCTCGTCTAGATCGTTAAAGTACTGGCAAGCCATGATTCTCGCAGCCATCATGGAATTCCTTGGTGCCGTTTTGGTGGGATCGAGAGTATCCGATACCattagaaacaaaattgtcGACGTTAGCGTCTTTAGTGACGAACCAGCCGTGTTGATGTTGACCATGGCCACCGCCTTGGTTGGCTCTTCAACTTGGCTCACCATTGCCACATCCATTGGTATGCCAGTTTCTACAACCCACTCGATTGTCGGTGCCGTTATTGGTGCAGCAATTGCCGCTAAAGGTGGCCAAAACATCCACTGGGGATGGAGTGGTGTCTCACAAATTATTGCATCTTGGTTCATTGCCCCTTGTATTGCTGGTGCTTTTGCATCAATTGTGTTTTTAATCTCCAAATTTGCAGTTttggaaattaaaaatcCAAGAACATCGCTAAGAAACGCAATGATGTTGGTTCCAATCTTGGTTTACGCTGCCTTTTCCATCTTGACCATGTTGATTGTTTGGAAAGGATCACCCAAATTGAACTTGTCCGACTTGTCCACCGGCGCCATTGTTGGTGCCATCTTTGGAACTGGTGCTGTTGCTTGTGCAGTCTACTTGTTGTTTGCATACCCATACTATTACAGAAAGTTGGTCAACGAAGATTGGACTTTGAAATGGTACGACATCTTTAGAGGACCACTCTTGTGGTTTAAATCCACCGACAATATCCCACCAATGCCCCAAGGACACCAATTGACATTGGATTACTATGAAGGAAGAAGATACGACGAGGCAGGAAACTTGGTTGGCTCAACAAATGCAAGTGTCAAATGCGACTCGGTTGACGGAAAATTATCcgatgaaattgaaagcCACGATGGTGTTGATTACGACGCTGAAAAGGCAAACTCCATCACTGTTAACCAACTCTCGAAGGAACCTTCAGCTATTGAATCTAAAAAGGGTTCAGCAAACCctactactgctgctgctggtaCTTCAACAACACGCAAGTATCCAAACAAGTATCCCGAATATTGGAAACTCGCTAAAGCCTCACCAAAGAACTGGCCATTGGTTTGCTTCCTCGTTTTCTTCCACGGTGTTAGACAAGATATCATTTCAAACCAGGCCAACAACAAGGATATGCTTGCCGGTGACTTGCACAAGATGCACACCTCGTCCAAATACTATGACAATAAAATCGAATACATGTACTCCTTGCTTCAAGCAATCACTGCTTGTACCATGTCCTTTGCTCACGGTGCTAATGACATTGCCAATGCCACAGGTCCATTAGCAACTGTTTACCTTGTCTGGACCACAAACACCACAGCATCAAAAGCTGAAGTTCCAGTTTGGGTTCTTTGTTACGCAGCAGCAGCTTTGGTGATTGGTTTGTGGACTTTTGGCTACAGAATCATGGCAAACTTGGGTAACAAGTTGATTTTGCAATCGCCCGCTAGAGGCTTTGCTATTGAATTGGGTGCTGCCGTTACTACCGTGATGGCTACCCAATTGAAGATTCCCATCTCAACTACACAATCCGCCGTTGGTGCTACCGTGTTTGTGGGTTTGTGTAACAAGGAATGGAAATCAGTCAATTGGAGAATGGTtatctggtgttacttggGCTGGATTTTCACCTTGCCATGTGCTGGTTTGATTGCCGGTATCCTCAACGGTATCATTTTGTATGCACCATCTAAAGGAATGGAATATACTATGAGTTAGATGGgggaaaccaaaaaaataaaaataacaaaaaaaaaaccccccaaaaaaaaaaatgatagacaaaaagaagaagggatAGAAACAACTTTAGCATAATCTATGAGgttggttttctttttttcttctttttttatttttttttcttttcctttcatcATTATCTTGTTGATAATTCATTTCAGTTCGTTTTCCTTTACATTTTCTTTCGCTCCTTCATCTCCTTAGAATAGCTTTATTTAgttcattattattagtgTTGCATTCTTGTCCCtttatttgttcttgttcttcttcttcttcttcctcttctttattttattataacaagacaaataaacaatagaATAGATTATAGATTTTCATCCAGTTTGctcctttttttgtggTTTAAGTAATTGttaccaaaacaaacatcTTTGCATCCTCTTCATATAGTTGTGCTGTGTTGAAGTCCTAATATTCAAAATTAAAcacaataaataaattggggtaaaaaagaaaaggataaagaaaatgaaaatgctCTTAAACTCTATagagttttgtttttgttcttaaTTATTGAAACTTGGTAgcgttttctttttgggtACTTATTTCGTCAGTATAACCGATCAACAACTACATAATACTAACACCGAGATTCAAGGGTCGATTCCTTTTGTAATTGCTAACACCAAACCACCAAATCATTGAAACACACACCATTATTTTACACCCCATTTATCATCTTCtcctacttttttttttccttcttttttttttcttttcttttttccccaattttgttcttttgccTGTGCTATCACCTGCTACCCATCGATTGCATACTCATAAATTGTCACAATGTCGATTGATAAAGTAGATGCTTCATTAGAACTTCTTCGTCGTTTAGACCCACGCTCAGTGTCAACAAACCTCAACTCCATATGCACAATACTTGCtgcaaactcaaactctgAAGACGAGGAAGGCGAATCAGCAGAACTAATTGAAGAACTCCTTTCAGCAGTTGATGTGCCACTTAAAGTTGCACATTGTACTGAATCAGGAAAGGATTACTTGTGTTGCGACTACAATAGAGATGGAGATAGTTATCGATCACCATGGTCAAATCAATACTTTCCAGAACCAGAAGAAGATGACTCGGAATCACCTCCACCATATCCAAGTAAGATCTTGAGACAATTGGAAATGAAAGCCAACGACGCATTTGACATTTATAGAGATTTATATTACGAAGGTGCAGGAATCTCGAGTGTTTATTTCTGGGACACTGcatatgatgatgatgatgaagaagaagacgaaaaGCAAGGAAATAACGCAGGTAGAGACCAGGGACTCGAGGATGGGTTTGCCGGTGTGGTTTTGTTCAAGAAGGAAACAAGTGATGGGTCCGGCAAATGGGACTCTATTCATGTTCTTGAAGTCATTCCAGAAAGTCTGAGACGCGTTAATTATAAATTAACCACTTCGGTgattttggatttgaaaaacagTAACCAGAACATTGCATCAAAGAGCGGTAAGAATGGTAAAGGATTGAGTTTAAGTGGAAGTATAACCAGACAATTGGAGCAGTCTCAGGTGATTGACTTGGACTCTGGAGTGAATTTGGAGACTAACCACTTGATCAACATAGGTACTTTGGTGGAGAAAGCCGAGTACAATATCAGAAATGCATTGCAAGAAGTTTATTTTGACAAGTTGAAAGATATAATGTTGAAGGATTTAAGGTCACTCGATGGTGCATCTGAAAGAGAGATTAAAGGCTCTCAATCCGATATCATTAAGGGCTTACAAAGTTTGTAGTTGAATTGTGTCTAGTCATTTTGATTATAGTCTAAGGTACTTTCATTTCTAATGTTAGTCTATTTCTAGTTGGCTCTAGTCTATTTGTAGTTTGCTCTAGTCTAGTCTATGCTATTCTATATTCCAACTCTATTCCATTTTCTTATAAATCGATAAGTCAAGCTTTTCACCAGCAGCGGCTTCATAATCATCTTCAAGGTCAATCAACAATTCCAGATCGTCAAAACAATTGGGCAGTACTTGTTTAACAACATTCCTGTCGTTGTCCAAACTCACAACCGACCCATTATCTAATGTATGTATAGTGTTGTTCTGTTGGCTCTGGCGTTGTTGAGATGGTCTCGGCTGCAGTGGTTGTGGAGACTGCGGTGACTGTGGTGGTTTACCATAATCAGTCTCCTCGCTAAGCGATGCTAAAACGTTTGTTTTGACTTCATTAACAAACGACCAAATCGAAGACGAAACCGTGTGTATCATATCATCTGATTTTCTATCCTGACTTGCTCTGTACTCCAGCAATGATCTGGCCGATCTGCTTTGCAAAGGCGAAGACACTGTGCCAACACTAGTTATAGAGTCTTCGGATTTTCTTGGTTTATGTGACGAATGgtgatttttttgttgctgctgctgctgctcaCTGTGTGCGATTTGGCCATCTTTATTCGTTTTTAGTGATTGCTCAAATTCATTTGAAACAAACGAGTCCAACTGATTCAATACATTAAGTGACTTGGTCAATCCGCTCCAGATCTTGGACTTGCTGTCTTCTTCGCCagtcttttttatttcatcttctttgttCGGACCAATGAGCAGTGCTCTGCGACGGCCACGCAAACTTTCAAGTGCCTGATCTCTAGGGTTGCTATTGGTTCTTTGCCGGCTCAGCAAAATCGATGTTGTGCTGTTGTTATTTCTGTCAAGATTACCAccattatttttattgtgtttgttactattgttgttattatccatattattattattattattattatcattatcattcaTACTATCATTCTGGCCATTATTGTTACTTGTTGCTCCACTCAATTCCTGATATAATGATCGTTGTATAACTTGCCTTAGATCGTGCAACTCATTCTCGTGACTACTAAGTTTACTGTTCAAATTTTGAATCTGATCTTTAATTTCAACAAGACACATTTCTTTTAACGCCAAAAGTCTAAGTTGTTCGTCAATAGACATTTCACGCAATTTCTCATTCAGCGGTAGTGGAACATCATACTTTAACTCGGGTGACTTTCTGGACGAAGGGCCGAAGAACAGtactttttcatcaaagcTGAGATCATCGCTTGTTTCTATCAACAGGGGTAGAGGCAGTGACTCTGAAATTATTGAAGATCTCCTCCGTTGGTGCCGCAGCTGACTACCGTTGCGTTTCAACAAATCTGTAGAGTCCAGTTGGAGAGCTGAATTTTTGGTTATGCTGCTGGGAGTAATTGGAGACACTGCGAATATATTCAacccttttgtttttggctGCAGTTGAGTTTTATTACTATTTGGTGTTGTCGTAGACTCTGATGGTGCAGTCAATGCAGTGTGTGCATTAGGTGCATTAGGTGCAATCAGTGCAGTCGTCGTCAATTTTAATGGTTTGTGACTATTGGAAATGccattattgttattggtaGCTGAGTTTGAAACCAGTCCAGTGCGCAGTCGACTTACATGTAATGGTTTTGGCAACAGGTACCTATCTTTGCTTTTACTCAGGTAGTCAATTTTGGGAGGTGATGGAGTTCTCTGTTGGTCTCTAGTTTTCCGTTCCGTCGTCTCCATAGCTGTTGTGTCGGCAAATTGGCTCATGTGGAAAGCATGCAGCAGATgaacttctttttttttcttaatctAATGATTGATCAGAAAAATCAAGAAGctatagaaaaaaaaaggaattttTCGTGGTCTGTTAGTAAATATATTTGATTGTGTCAATATGGTTTTCCTCTATTATCTGCCTCAAtgtcaattcttttttatttttttggcttgAGCCTGGCCTGTGATTGATAAGATTTTGGTAGAAAGGGGTGAAGTACCGAGATCAGACTGCGGCTTGGgaagttgtttttttttccgttTTGGGAACGCACTAATCGACACCGCCAGAAAATCACTGCCACTGTCACTGCCACTGCCACTGCGACTATCACTGCCAAAGTCCATTTTTTGGGCAccatcagcagcagcaaaaaaaaaaatacctAGCTTACAAACTCTTGATCCTTTGCATTTGTAACTATATAACCCGTGAagtttgctctttttttttcaattgaagattattgcaaaagagaaaattgaGTGTTGAATTCAGCATAGCTCAAATTTATTAAAAGCAACTGGATCtatattttcaattcttgttACAAAAtatgttcttttttagctcaaaaaaaaaggaaaatcgatattgagaagaagaaaacacaATTCCACCCAGAAGCACAACATAAAGAACctgaaaaattgatttttcaattgataTATGGCCCTGTTTTTTGGAAATCAACAAACATATTCCAGGAGAGAATGAGAAACAACTGTAAAATAATGCAAATATGTTGATATTCttaattctttttacaCTTGAATTTGGTAATATATATTAACGCTCTTACGCGTTTATCATTATATATTATAGAATGAATGGTATAGCCCCTTAAGTGTGCAAATGACTACCCCTCAACCACTCCATGATTCTATGTCTCTATGTTTCTACTTTTCTACGTTTCTCGCTTTCGTATataactttttttcttttgataataattataaaaataataattataataaaaGAAGTGGTTACaataatacaaaaattcgtaataataaatatccGAGGTCATATGATTCTGAATTCGATAAGCTAAACAAAGTTGGTTCCATTTACAAATACAACCAACTAGTATATCCCACTATCTACCAACATATCTCATCACTATCCTATTATATTCCATATTACCACATCATTATAGCCGCCAATTGTCTTTCGaaaagtacaaaaaaaaaataaaaaataataataaagagaaaatgtCCAGTATGTCGGTAAGCAATTTGATGTCAAGTAGCATTTATAACTATATCGACCATGAGCTAGAGACCATCGAAGACAATTTAGAAAACACCGAAAGAGAAATTGCTAAAAACTTGCAACCAGTGTACAAAAAGGTTCTTTTCCATCCTTCACTACGGAATTGGCTCAAATGGGCTATCTTGTTTCTGATTTTTCGAGTGCAGAATCCCGTACAATGGGCAAACTTTTTATCACTAAACAAACCAATACGACAAATTTTAACTCATTACAAATCACGAATCATCAAATTACTTTCGTATATCAAAAGATTTGATTCAAAAACTCCGAATTTACAATTGTTTATTCAATACTTTTCCAACTTGAGCACTTGTGTGTTCCTATATTTGGCCTCGGTAAACAACGATCTGGTACCCAAAGACTATTTTGCTGTTGATTTCCTATCCACCTACTATGGGAACTTGAATCCACCACTGAAATCACAAATCCTTGTTACTCCGCgattttccaaatattcTAAACTATCGCATTACAAATCGAGTCGATATTACAAGCAAATAAGAGCAATATATGACCACAAGGAATACATAATATTCCCCATTTTGTATGCACAATTGTTGAGCAATTACCTCACACCAACTAAATATAAGCTTAATCAGCGATATTTTTCACCATTCATCAAGCGCAATTTCTTTAATCCGATATGGATCAACTTCTCAATGGGAGTAAATTACAATCGTATGGATTGGTTCAATTTGGCGTCAACTTATGCGTTGCAAAACATCGTGTTGTTAGTAGTGATTGCAGCTTATAatttcaaagaaaagattttgGACAAGTTCTACGAAATGAAACACGGCAAACGATccaaagatgaagaagtgCCCATCCTCAAGAATTTTGTTGTGTATTGTGCACATAGGTCGAATTCAATTTTGAACTTTATTTATTGTCCCAACTTGATTTCGATTTTACTCATTGCATTGACTGCAAGAGTGTTTAAGATGCTCACGCCATTGAGTGGTCATTATCAAGCAAACATGTTACAAACATActatttgagaaataaaaaaacttttttcaaGACTTACACGAAATTAATTGGATTTGTAGCTGGATTTTTGACGCTCGGTTTGAACTCGTTCAATCTTATACCTGATGTTGGGTATACAAAGCcaaataaaaggaaagcTGAGGATGGCTATAATGTTTCCGATGATGATTACGATGCTTACGACAATGATtattatgatgatgatgatgatgatgatgatgatgttgatgatgataaggTTGACAACCACAACCGTTATTTCAATAAAGTAAATGaggagagaaagaaagatgcTACAAACCCACCATTGAGGTTAATATCCAAAGAATTTTTGTCCAGTCTTGACTTGTACTTGTTTCAAGTAATTCTTCTCTCCAAATGGAGAATCATCAAATCTTTCCACCCCTTTTTCAGCAAGGTAAAACTCAAGACATACAACAGGATAGAGACGATATTGATGTGCTTTGGGTTTTTCAAGTACATGAACCTAAACGATTTCATTAATAAGACAAAAATGGCTGATGACCGGGAGAGAATCGCTGGCGATTACACCATCAAAGCTGCAAACTATGTAACTTGAACTATTTTATATAGATTTATATTTTAACCAATTTAGCAGAACTTCATCCCACTTGATTTATTGATATATTGatatgtttatatatagGAATATTGGAATTTGTTtcttaatttattttttttttttgtttttgttttcttttttgtttcaccAAATTTGGTAGAATCAAAATTAATTTCTTTCCCATATATTGTAGGTTTACATCCCCCTCTTTTTATTCTAATATATACCTACATACAGCCAAAGTTACTTTTCAATTGCCTTCTTGGGTTATTTACTCCTGGTATCCACCAGCACCTGGCACATCGGCCTTGCCctttaatttcttcaatACCTCATTGAACCTGCTCTTGTCCCTCAGACTCACTACTGGGTCCTCCTTATCCTTATCACCGGTGTTCAATTCACCTACACCTTCAATCAATTCATAAACACGATCCCATAATGTTCCATTCTTCAAGAAACCAtccctctttttcaaaaactcttcttcttctttttgcaactttttgGAGcctgtttcctttttagcATTGTAATtctcatagaaatcatcaATGGTCAGTTGCGCTTTCTTCAATAtatcttgtttcttttgcgAATTAACTTTTTCACGTTCTTCAATCTCCAAGTCCCTGCGTTGCTTCCATTCCTTTATAGGTTCAGATTGCGAAAGATCCTTGACTTGTGACCCACTTGTACTGGCATTGTGTGATTTAGATTCAAAACCTTCgaattcatcatcatcatcatcatcatcgttgTCGTCTTCGTTATCATGGCCGTCACCTTGTGACACGCTCTTTGATTGCTCAAAACCAGCGTGAGTTGATCCATCAACCTCGGGGAATTGTTCCTTGAAATCATTAATCTCTTCATCGCTTTCTTCTTGCAAAACTTTATCCTGATCAGTGGCGAATTCATCACCTACAAGCTCCTTTTCACGCGATAAGAAGTCGGAGTCTGTCGCAGTAGCATCgtctgtgtgtgtatcTATCTCGGGGAATTTGTCAGCCATGTTGTactattatttatttaactGTTTTGGTTGATAAATTaatgtctttcttttttttaatgttCTGTGATTGAGTAACTcaattgaaattaaaaatggatgaaaaaaaaataattatataGATTCGCTCGTAATGGTAACtacttgaaaaatttgaattgTAAGATGGTTTCCAAATAAAGTTATATATGGTTTAAATGTCGGTTTGGTGTGTGTAGTGTACAAtgtgttgttcttgttgtcctggctgttgttgttggtggtgtcGCTGTTTGCTGATTTCCAAATTATTATTAGACTTTGGTTTCGATTAAATTGAACAACGAAAAATCACGGGTTTCAACGTCTGTCTTTTGTTCCAAAGTTACCGGGGTCGTGTACAGCAACAATACCgatacaaatacaacaaatCCACATTTATTAAAGGGGTGTGAAATAAGTACCTCTTAAGAACAAAATTGGATATTACATGAAAAGAGTACACTAGTGTGCATTGACAACTTACATTTAAATGCAATGTCGCTGGTAATAAGTTTACGCAGATAtaattttctatttttaaaaaaaaataacaaaaacaaaaaataaaacctACAGGTTTTTCCAATAGTCTACtattaatatatatttgtataattTTAAAACTTTTTGATTGTAATTGAGTATgtggtttgttttttgtttttctgtttttctgttttcctATGTCTGTACAACTTGggacaaaacaaaaaggtaCAAAACACATCATTTTCATGATTCAAACAATTTCTCCCCATTCTTTAATCCAAGAATAAACCGCACATCAATACAAAGACTCAAGCTATGCAAAAGCGGGAGCAAGTTTAAAAGGTCTCGATCGTTTTGGTCATTGATCCACCCCTCGATGCTAATAGCGTTGTCTTCATGCAAAGCATAACTGATTGGTGAATTGTCCAAAATCATTACATTTTTCAACTCGTCGTCACGGATGTATTTTGATAGGTCCTTGATGTAACCTACCCCAGGTCTATAGCTGCAATTGTTTCGATAATATCGTTTTGTGAATATCTTTTGACGCGTTGATTTGAGAGAACCACCGCCGTGACCACCGCCGTGACCACCGCCACTCTGTTGTAAATTCTTCTGCTTGTTCAAAGAATCGCtgatttcttcttcaagcCAGTTGATGATGGGGTCAGCATACTCCTTAACACTAGCCGTAAATATTTGCAACTCAAACC
Encoded proteins:
- the PHO89 gene encoding Na+/Pi symporter is translated as MALHQFDYIFAIAMIFAFLDAWNIGANDVANSFSSSVSSRSLKYWQAMILAAIMEFLGAVLVGSRVSDTIRNKIVDVSVFSDEPAVLMLTMATALVGSSTWLTIATSIGMPVSTTHSIVGAVIGAAIAAKGGQNIHWGWSGVSQIIASWFIAPCIAGAFASIVFLISKFAVLEIKNPRTSLRNAMMLVPILVYAAFSILTMLIVWKGSPKLNLSDLSTGAIVGAIFGTGAVACAVYLLFAYPYYYRKLVNEDWTLKWYDIFRGPLLWFKSTDNIPPMPQGHQLTLDYYEGRRYDEAGNLVGSTNASVKCDSVDGKLSDEIESHDGVDYDAEKANSITVNQLSKEPSAIESKKGSANPTTAAAGTSTTRKYPNKYPEYWKLAKASPKNWPLVCFLVFFHGVRQDIISNQANNKDMLAGDLHKMHTSSKYYDNKIEYMYSLLQAITACTMSFAHGANDIANATGPLATVYLVWTTNTTASKAEVPVWVLCYAAAALVIGLWTFGYRIMANLGNKLILQSPARGFAIELGAAVTTVMATQLKIPISTTQSAVGATVFVGLCNKEWKSVNWRMVIWCYLGWIFTLPCAGLIAGILNGIILYAPSKGMEYTMS
- the CAP2 gene encoding F-actin-capping protein subunit beta, with the protein product MSIDKVDASLELLRRLDPRSVSTNLNSICTILAANSNSEDEEGESAELIEELLSAVDVPLKVAHCTESGKDYLCCDYNRDGDSYRSPWSNQYFPEPEEDDSESPPPYPSKILRQLEMKANDAFDIYRDLYYEGAGISSVYFWDTAYDDDDEEEDEKQGNNAGRDQGLEDGFAGVVLFKKETSDGSGKWDSIHVLEVIPESSRRVNYKLTTSVILDLKNSNQNIASKSGKNGKGLSLSGSITRQLEQSQVIDLDSGVNLETNHLINIGTLVEKAEYNIRNALQEVYFDKLKDIMLKDLRSLDGASEREIKGSQSDIIKGLQSL
- the TDA11 gene encoding Topoisomerase I Damage Affected, with the translated sequence MSQFADTTAMETTERKTRDQQRTPSPPKIDYSSKSKDRYSLPKPLHVSRSRTGSVSNSATNNNNGISNSHKPLKLTTTASIAPNAPNAHTALTAPSESTTTPNSNKTQSQPKTKGLNIFAVSPITPSSITKNSALQSDSTDLLKRNGSQSRHQRRRSSIISESSPLPSLIETSDDLSFDEKVSFFGPSSRKSPELKYDVPLPSNEKLREMSIDEQLRLLALKEMCLVEIKDQIQNLNSKLSSHENELHDLRQVIQRSLYQELSGATSNNNGQNDSMNDNDNNNNNNNMDNNNNSNKHNKNNGGNLDRNNNSTTSILSSRQRTNSNPRDQALESLRGRRRASLIGPNKEDEIKKTGEEDSKSKIWSGLTKSLNVLNQLDSFVSNEFEQSLKTNKDGQIAHSEQQQQQQKNHHSSHKPRKSEDSITSVGTVSSPLQSRSARSLSEYRASQDRKSDDMIHTVSSSIWSFVNEVKTNVLASLSEETDYGKPPQSPQSPQPSQPRPSQQRQSQQNNTIHTLDNGSVVSLDNDRNVVKQVSPNCFDDSELLIDLEDDYEAAAGEKLDLSIYKKME
- the clc1 gene encoding Clathrin light chain (BUSCO:EOG09264XOC); the protein is MADKFPEIDTHTDDATATDSDFLSREKELVGDEFATDQDKVLQEESDEEINDFKEQFPEVDGSTHAGFEQSKSVSQGDGHDNEDDNDDDDDDDEFEGFESKSHNASTSGSQVKDLSQSEPIKEWKQRRDLEIEEREKVNSQKKQDILKKAQSTIDDFYENYNAKKETGSKKLQKEEEEFLKKRDGFLKNGTLWDRVYELIEGVGELNTGDKDKEDPVVSSRDKSRFNEVLKKLKGKADVPGAGGYQE